AATTTTCTCCTGCAAAGCGTATACTCAAGCTCTCACACAAACCTTCCATTTTATTACAAACTCGTAGCAAGCTGGACAACCCATGAGGGATCTATGATCCTATGGATCTGGTCACTTTCACTATATTTATTTATATTTTCAAGAAAATATAGAAACTCACAAATTTACCAAGGCGTTATAACAATACAATCTTACATTGCATCCATATTCCTATTGTTCACAATTTATTCGAGTAATCCGTTCAAACTCTTCATTCTTGCCCCCTCTGAAGGCACTGGGCTGAAACCGATTTTACAAGATACAGCTCTCATGATCCATCCACCAATTCTCTATCTTGGGTATGTGGGAACCTCAATCTGTTTTTCAATTGCAATAGCGATTTTACTAACGGGAAAATCTGGAAAAGAAGAGTTTAAGCTGTTGAACGTCTCTCTTCTACTCGCATTTACCTTTTTGACACTCGGTATAGCACTTGGCGGATGGTGGTCATACAGGGAACTTGGATGGGGAGGGTTTTGGTCTTGGGACCCAGTGGAAAATATATCATTATTCCCATGGTTACTTATGCTTGGTGCAATACACTCGTCATTTCTATCAATTAAAAAAGGGAAGTCTCAAGCTCTTTCCGTAGGACTTTCAATCCTCGGATTTGTCACAGCAACATTCGGTACCTTTATCACTAGAATGGGCATTACAGATTCTCTTCACACATTCAACACGAGCGCAGAAAGTGGAATGTACTTATTGATGATAACCAGCCTATTATCAATAACCTCAGCAGTTATTTTCATTGCAAAATTCCGTATTCTCCGTAGCAGCGACATGAGCAGCAACACCGATACAGACTCAAGAGACTATCTAATGTCAGCACAGAGCATTTCGTGTCTTGGATTGTTTATAGTGTTATTTTTGGCAACACTTGCACCAAAGTTCTCTGAGATACTTGGCTACGATTCCGTTTACATAATGCAATCTTTTTACAACACTGTTTCCGGAGAAGTTGCTGGAACCTTAGCGGTCTGTGTTTGCCTGTTTATTGTACTTAAAAGCAAGGAAAAGTGGATAAAATTCATCGTATTAACCCTGGCTGCGATAGCACTCTCATTAGGAAATTTCGTAAACATTCTTACTGCTTTTCTCTCGATTTCGGGAATGATGACGATGCTCAGTCTCCTGGCCAAACATGTAAAAGACCTACAACAGGAGGGTAGCATAAAAGGGATCTTCTCAGCAAAAAGAAGTGCTTTCTTTCTGACACACTTTGGGTTTGGATTATTTCTTTACTCAGTGGCTGGATTTGCATCAAATTCATTGGAAAACAAACAATACTTTCAGGTAGGAGAGCAACTTACAGTAAAACAGCATGTTATAAAGCTCATAGATTGTAACAAAATCAACAACGATCTTTTTTCCGGTGTAAGGGCTGCTTTTACCATCGATGGAAAAGCCAAATTAGAACCAGAATTACGATTTTATAGGAATGAAAATGCTCTTAATGCAGAGTCAGACACCTTCCACTATCCGTTGAGTGATATACAGATCCTAATAACTGGTGTAGACGAAACCTTGGGACTCGCAGTAGAAATTTATTATAGAGACAAGATACAGCTAATCTGGCTGGGACTAGCGCTAATTATACTGGGGACGACACGCAAGTTACTCATTCGTTAATCCGGGATTGATTGCACTCCAAGCGTTTCCGTACAATCACCCTTCTCAATAGCACGCTTCACATCACCGCTTTCCATCTCAAAACGAGTTTCTACGTTTATATATTCGATAACAGCGGAAATGGCTTTAAAAACACCCAGACAAAGAACAAGGACAACGCAAACCGCTTTAATAGTAAACCCAAGAGGAAAGGTACCATGGGAATCTTTATCTATCTCGATTACAGCATTGCTTTCCATGCCTTGAAGTACTTTAGCAACTGTGGCACAGATCCCTATACAAAGGGAAAATAGAGGAAGCGAGATATACGAAAATACACCGGCAGCTTTATGTTGCGACTTTTTATTCCCGGTAGTAATATCTTTACGGCGCCTTTCATCGGCCGCGATCACCCTTAAAACGGAAGCAGCAAGTAATATAGCTAGAGCGACAAGATCTATAAGGCATTGGGCACTAAAGGGCATTCCCCAGGATTTATGTAGCCCTCTGAACCCATAGGGATGGAATATCTCAGCAATTGTAAGAACCTGGTTAACAAGGAAAACCGAGGTTGCAAGGATTTCCAATGCAGAACTGCCATTAACAATTGAAGAAGTACTCTCAGCACAACGCTCTACTGCATAGAAAAGCTCTGTATCACTGATCTTTGCATCAGAGTTTTCTAGTAGTTTCCGTAACCGTGCCTTTTTACCGCTAATATACGCTGAAGATACAACACTCAGAACAAGTGATGTGAGCACCAATAAAAGCGCTGCGAACTCGACAAAGGTCCAGATTTTGCCCTTCAGTTCACTTCTAAACAAACCCCTCTGATTCAGTACTGATACAAACGAAACGAACACCAGAGAGGCTATGCTCTGAATAACAGCGGAAACCGCAACAACCGCTTCTGCTTTTTTTACCTTTGTGTATTGACTAAGCAATTCACTGGACTGAGTACTCTGAAGAAGCTTATATTTGCTCTTCTTTTTTCTATTATTACCAAACATCAAAATCCTCCAACGAAAGGAAGGTAAATCAACTAACCATAAAACAGACGATAAAGGAAAGAGTGGACATCCCAGTCGAATTATCACACAGCACAACAGACAGGGATTACTGTCCAAAAGGAGGATCCTTTAGTTCTCCAGTAAAAAAATCTAAAACTCGGGCACAGGTCCAGCTGTGAAAAGTGGGTGAAAAAGAACCTGCGGAGTTAAGCTAATTATAGCATATTTACGGTAAGAAAGAATCTTTAGGCTACCCATTTATGATCCTCTACTATATGGCAATTTTTCTTTTGATCGGTAAAGTTGAAAAACCACTGGAATATAAATTGCAGATCTATTAACCCTGATTCTACACATAAGGATTAGACTTTCCATAATCTAAAAAACACTGCCTATGTCCTCCATGTCCTTGACGAAGATTTAATTTTATTCTCAAAGTATAAAAATATTATTCAATTACCATATGTTTTATACTATTATTTTCCAGAGCCAATTGCTAATGGCTTTATAATGGAACACCTGCTTTATCACTTGTCTTTTAACTTGTCTTTTATTGTGCGACCAAATAGAATCATCCATGTCCTGAGCGTTTAGATATAATCGGGCATCGTCTGCGCTGCGTGTGTCTTCAGCCAGAGAAAGCGCGTAAACACTCTTTGCGCTTAATCTGCCACTAGATTTACTCTTTACAGTGTTACTTTACTTATTTTATCGCTAAAATCTTTTCTTCCAATGATAGGTAAACTCACAGGCACGGTAACAGACCTATGCCAAGAATCTCTTATATTAGACGTAGGCGGAGTAGGATATAACGTATTTACAACACGTAGACTGATTGACAGTCTTCGTACTGGGCAAAATCTATCTTTGTACATAGAGCATTATTTCTCCGAGAATATAAACAAACTTTACGGATTTGAATGCAAAAAATCGCAAGAAGTAGCGAGAATGCTGAGCAAAGTAAAGGGAATAAACTATAAGATTGCTCTGAGTCTGCTAAATCATCTCGAACTAGGAGAGCTGATCCTAGCAATTCAAAATAAAGATGAATCTCGGTTAAAAATCAAAGGTATAGGAGAGAAGCTAGTAAAACGCATCATCACAGAAACGTATGAAGACTTCTTGAAGTTAGACTTACAACTTCCTGGAACTGTTTCTTCGACAAATATACATATAGTAAGTGAGGCCGTATCTGCACTAGTAAAGCTAGGTTTTCAACATAAACCCTCCCATAAAGTGGTTATGGAAATCATGACAAACCAACCTGCAATTGAAATAGCTGAACTGATCACACTAGCACTCAAAATGCTGTAGTCTTTAAATAATTGATAAGATATTAAAAGAGCGGAAAACATCTCTGCGACTTTAATGACATGACTAAATACAGTCCCGTTCGGTAAATTAGCAACACAGTTCCATTACAATGATCATTTCAGCAATAAAAAAGTACGGTAACTACTGATGAAAAACCCATTCTAATTGAAAATGCCTTAGTGAATTAGCTACATACGGTAATTCAGCTAAACACATCAGAAATTCAAGGAAAATAAGACTATCATCACCACTATGTTGGTGATGGAAAGTATAGTAAAGTTACGTTATCTTCTGGGCCCGACCAAGAGAAAGTGCGAGATAGTATATTTGAGCAAGAGGAGACTTTCCAGGACCTTTCACTTAGACCGAAATCTATTAAAAAGTTCGTTGGACAGAAGCGTGTCATAGAAAACTTGCAAGTTTTTATAGACTCCGCGCAAAAAAGGAATGACTCTCTCGATCATGTACTTTTCTGTGGTCCACCAGGCCTCGGAAAAACAACATTAGCACACATCATAAGTAACGAGCTTGAAAGTAGAATCCACACAACCGCTGGACCGCTTCTTTCAAAGGCCGGTGATATTGCAGCAATACTTACAAACCTGCACAAAAATGACATCCTTTTCATAGATGAAATACACAGGCTACCTTCAGCTGTAGAAGAAGTCCTCTATCCCGCTATGGAGGACTACCACCTTGATCTCATTGTCGGAGATGGACCAGCAGCAAAGAGTATTAGAATAAATCTAGCTAAATTCACACTAGTTGCAGCAACTACGCGCGTAGGGATGCTCTCCAATCCGCTCAGAGATAGATTTGGTATTACACTTAGGCTTGACTTTTATACTGTAAATGAACTACTTCAACTTCTTCAGCAAGCGGCAGAGAGGTTGTCTGTTAATATAGAAAATGGTGCCATGATAGAGCTCGCAAAACGCTCTAGAGGAACACCGAGAATCGCTCTCAGATTACTTAAGAGGATGCGTGACTTCCTTGAAGTCAGCGATTTTGATGTCATCACTCCTGAATTTGCAGACCTAGCACTGAATAAGATGGAGGTAGACCAATTCGGTTTAGATAAGTTAGACTACACCTATATGCACTTCATAGCAGAAAATTATTCTGATAATCCAGTGGGTGTAAAAACTATTGCTGCCGCAATCTCGGAAAAAGAGGATTCGATAGAGGAGTTAATAGAACCATACTTGATAAAAATAGGCTTTCTGAATCGTACACAACGGGGTCGCCGCCTAACAAGAAAAGCATTAGACTACTTATCAACAATTAGCCTAACAAGGCCGCCATGAAAAAAGATTCTTTGTAAAGTGTAAACTTACATTTGCTTTTGTTCTGCAGGTGGGAATGATGCATTCAGTGTTCTTCTTGGAAAAAGTCTGAGTAAGAGATATGCCTATTACCAAAATGAGTCCGCAAACCAAAGTAACGCATACCGAAGAGCTCGCACATGGGTAAGCTGCGTTTACAAGCTGGAGTAAGAGCAAACCCTCACCACGACCCCCCAGCTAGAAAACTGTCTTCACTTCTCCTAGATGCTAATAGCTTCCTTAACTAGGGCAGCTTGGTTAGCAATATGATTATCCATGAAACCTTCTGACGGAACCGGATAGTAATCCCGGCCAATATACCTTAACTTCTTCGAATAGCGCTCTTCGAATACCTGAAACATGAAAGACCATCCACCCATATTTTTCGGCTCCTCTTGACACCATACAAACTCTGCATTCCTATGCGCACCCAAAATTTCACGAATTTCACGATCTGGAACTGGGTAAAGTTGCTCCACCCTCACTAGTAGTATGTCCTCTGAATTGAGTTCTGCCCGAAGATCATAATAAACCTTACCACTACAGAAAATCACCCTACGAATTTTCTTAGTATTACTACAATAATCACTAATTATAGGCCTGAATCTCCCTTCATAGAATTCCTCTAACTTTGAAACAGCCATTTTATGTCTAAGCAGTGACTTAGGGGTGAAAACCACCAAAGGTCTTACTATCTCACTAAGAACTTGTCTACGCAGAACATGAAAAAAATTTGCTGGAGTTGTACAATTCACTACACGCATATTATTGTCAGCAGCAAGTTGCAAGAACCTTTCAATTCTCGCGGATGAATGTTCAGGGCCTTGGCCTTCATGCCCATGCGGAAGCAACATAACTAGACCACTTCTGCTAAGCCATTTTGACTCAGCAGAGGAAATAAACTGATCTATAATGATCTGAGCACCGTTGGCAAAATCACCAAATTGCGCCTCCCATAACACAAGTGTCTTTGGATTAATAAGACTGTAACCGTACTCGAACCCCAGTGCAGCATATTCAGATAGTGGTGTGGCAACCACTTGCATTTTTGCTACGTCGGAAATGTGATTCAGCAGGCACAGCTCTTCCCCTGTAGACTGAGACGTGAGAACAGCATGCCTATGCGAAAAAGTACCCCTTTTACAATCCTGTCCAGCAAGCCTTACTGACATCCCCTCATTCAGTATTGTCGCAAAAGCAAGATTCTCTCCATTTCCCCAATCTATATCACACCCAGAGAGAATAGTTTCTTCTCTCCGTAAGAGCAATCTCAGTACTTTGGAATTAACATCAAATCCTTCAGGAACATGGTTAAGCTTTTCAGAAAGAGAAAAAAGAACTTCTTTAGTTACCTTCGTTTCCACTTCAGGCTCATCACGACCTTCCTGCCCAAGGTATTGCTCCCAGCCTTTCTGGATCAAACCCTCATAGCTAGGTTTATAAGTCTTAGCTTCCTTCAGCTCTTTATCGAGAAGCCCCCTGAAATTTTGAGTAAGCTCCACAAATTTATCTTGTGAAATAACACCTTCCTTTATAAGCCGCTCAGCGTATATATCAACCGACCGTTTGTGCCCCTCAATCACGTCGTACATCTCTGGCTGAGTGAACTTTGGCTCGTCGATTTCATTATGCCCATAACGACGGTAAGAGATTATATCAATTATAGCACTCTTATTAAATGTATTTCTGAACTCTGCAGCAAGTAAGGTGACATAAAATACTGCCTCCGGATCATCTCCATTGACATGAAAAATAGGAATATCAAATGACTCTCCAATGAAAGAAGGATAATGCTGCTTTCTGACATCCCGTGGTGAAGTAGTAAAACCTATTTGGTTATTAAGTATAATGTGGATCACGCCCCCTGATTCATAGTTAGGTAACTCTTCCAAGAGCATGGTTTCATATACCACTCCTTGCCCAGAAAATGCAGCGTCACCATGTAAAAGCACAGGAAAGACTACCGCACCAGAATCTTTAGCAGCACGCGCAGCACCAACAAGCACTGGGTCAACAGAATCTAGATGCGACGGATTGTGCAATAACCTCGCAAATATAGTCTTTTCACTCAGAAAAGGTTTCCGCTCACAAGAAAACCCGTAATGGTATTTTACATCACCGTGAATTTGACATCCCTCCGGGAAAGGTGACTTACCTTCAAAACCATGGAATAGAGCCCTATATTTCTTCCCGAATGTGTTAACCAGAGAATTCAGCCTCCCCCTGTGAGACATCCCTACCATAACATCCGTATATCCAGCATTAGCTGCAACTTCTATTATGGATTCCAGTGCAACTAGTGCAGTATCACATCCTTCAACGGAAAAGCGTTTAACACCCCTAAACTTGGTGTTAACAAATTCCTCAAGCCCATTTACCCTTATTAGTACATCTAGAAGAGCAAGCTTATGTGATGTCTCAAAACCTATGCGACAGAACGGTCTACCTTCAAGCCTCTCTTTGAGCCAAGTAACTTCATTATTATCGCTTAGATGCATAAATTGCACCCCGATGTGTCCACAATAAACGGCATGCATTTCACACACGATCTGCTCCACTGTGAACCCACTTGAAAGACTACACGATACATCACTCAATCCATGAAACTCCGGGTTAAGCTCTGGCCTAACAATTGGCTTAACTAACCCAAGAAGATCCAAATCAGCAGCGAGGTAACCAAACCTCCGGTATGCATCCTTCAAATCTTTGATCTTTATGTCAAGTAGACATTGCTCACTAACCGCAATTTCTCTAACAGCCCCATTATCCACTCGAACGAACGACATGTTCGAGGACCCACTCTGACCAACAGAGCGTTTCACATATCCCCCCGATTCGAAAAAAGTTCTCCAACTTGGATCAACAGAATTAGGACTATCAAGATAGGCCTGGTGAACTTTCTTCAATAACTCATCATCTGCAACTTTCATGCACGTTCCCTTCATGCACCCTAGAGGCGCTAATCCTATCTGATATTAGACTATAACTTTTAGAAGTGAGCAATATTTTTGATGAATGAATACACCAAATAGAATTTCACTCAGTGAAATTTTTCTACATTCCTGAGATTCTAAATTGGCAAATGTAGAGTTTATAATGATAAACGCCGTCTGAGAACTGCAAAGCACTCTATTCTACAAACTCTGAATTTTCGACGAACGGAGTGCTGAACGCTCCTTTTCGTACTAAAACAGCTCTTTTCCCAGAAATGTCAATAATGGATGAAGCAGTACCTTTAACTCCACGGTTATCACATATAATACGACTGACTCTTTTTTTCATATAACTACCTATTTGAGTAAAACTGCTCACCGCTGGTCTACCTGAGAGATTTACGCTGGTAGCAAAAACTGGCCGGTTGAATCCTCTGAGGATTTTAAGCGCTACTTTCGAGTCCGGAACTCTCACTGCAACCTTCTCTGGAAACCTGAATCTTAGGTGAGCGCTTTTCTTACGCTTAAGTATGAACGTCACTGGACCAGGACAACATTCTTTTATCAGCCTTGCTTGAGATTCATTAAATGACGCAAAGCTTTCCAACTGTGAAATACCTGCCACCATAACAGGTAAGTTCTTTTTGATATTTCTTTGTTTAATATCGTATATCCGCAACATAGCACGATAATTTGATGCATCACAAGCAAGCGCATACACAGTCTCAGTTGGAAAGATAACAACCCCACCAACACGTAGCAAACTAACTGTCTCAAAGATCATATCTCCAAAAAGAGACCATCGTGTGCTGGCATCACATGACTGACACCACTGACTTTTAGCCTGGTAACCAGATCGTCGTACGCTAACTTATGCGTCATGTGGGTGAAAAAGGCACTTTTCGGTCGTACGAGATTTATATACTCCAAAGCTTCGACAAAATTGGAGTGAGCATAGGACCCTTCATAGTCAAAGCACTCAATAACAAAAACCTCTAGCTCGAGGGACTTCATAATATCAAGGGCACGATTCGGTATTAAACGAACATCAGTACAATACGCAAACTTTCCATTCAGAATAATTCCACAACTGTTTATATTGCCATGTGTTTGGGGGAAAATCATGCAAAGCATATCCCCCACAGCAAACTCCTCGTAGTACGGGACAACGCTTGCGCTAAGGTAACATCTTTTCCACATTGCATTGCT
This genomic window from Neorickettsia risticii str. Illinois contains:
- a CDS encoding L-threonylcarbamoyladenylate synthase, which translates into the protein MIFETVSLLRVGGVVIFPTETVYALACDASNYRAMLRIYDIKQRNIKKNLPVMVAGISQLESFASFNESQARLIKECCPGPVTFILKRKKSAHLRFRFPEKVAVRVPDSKVALKILRGFNRPVFATSVNLSGRPAVSSFTQIGSYMKKRVSRIICDNRGVKGTASSIIDISGKRAVLVRKGAFSTPFVENSEFVE
- the ruvB gene encoding Holliday junction branch migration DNA helicase RuvB, translated to MRDSIFEQEETFQDLSLRPKSIKKFVGQKRVIENLQVFIDSAQKRNDSLDHVLFCGPPGLGKTTLAHIISNELESRIHTTAGPLLSKAGDIAAILTNLHKNDILFIDEIHRLPSAVEEVLYPAMEDYHLDLIVGDGPAAKSIRINLAKFTLVAATTRVGMLSNPLRDRFGITLRLDFYTVNELLQLLQQAAERLSVNIENGAMIELAKRSRGTPRIALRLLKRMRDFLEVSDFDVITPEFADLALNKMEVDQFGLDKLDYTYMHFIAENYSDNPVGVKTIAAAISEKEDSIEELIEPYLIKIGFLNRTQRGRRLTRKALDYLSTISLTRPP
- a CDS encoding MBL fold metallo-hydrolase, with the protein product MRVTVLGCGNSSGVPVLGCACSVCLSSNPLDTRTRCSVLVETSSTRLLIDASPDLRAQAMREGFSSVDQVFYTHIHFDHHAGTHELSSFATSEGNCIHVFSDEFTISHMENLYGYLFKPEHLSNAMWKRCYLSASVVPYYEEFAVGDMLCMIFPQTHGNINSCGIILNGKFAYCTDVRLIPNRALDIMKSLELEVFVIECFDYEGSYAHSNFVEALEYINLVRPKSAFFTHMTHKLAYDDLVTRLKVSGVSHVMPAHDGLFLEI
- the ccsA gene encoding cytochrome c biogenesis protein CcsA, which translates into the protein MRKPGALFFLNSIIFIILFHAHLSNNFLLQSVYSSSHTNLPFYYKLVASWTTHEGSMILWIWSLSLYLFIFSRKYRNSQIYQGVITIQSYIASIFLLFTIYSSNPFKLFILAPSEGTGLKPILQDTALMIHPPILYLGYVGTSICFSIAIAILLTGKSGKEEFKLLNVSLLLAFTFLTLGIALGGWWSYRELGWGGFWSWDPVENISLFPWLLMLGAIHSSFLSIKKGKSQALSVGLSILGFVTATFGTFITRMGITDSLHTFNTSAESGMYLLMITSLLSITSAVIFIAKFRILRSSDMSSNTDTDSRDYLMSAQSISCLGLFIVLFLATLAPKFSEILGYDSVYIMQSFYNTVSGEVAGTLAVCVCLFIVLKSKEKWIKFIVLTLAAIALSLGNFVNILTAFLSISGMMTMLSLLAKHVKDLQQEGSIKGIFSAKRSAFFLTHFGFGLFLYSVAGFASNSLENKQYFQVGEQLTVKQHVIKLIDCNKINNDLFSGVRAAFTIDGKAKLEPELRFYRNENALNAESDTFHYPLSDIQILITGVDETLGLAVEIYYRDKIQLIWLGLALIILGTTRKLLIR
- a CDS encoding 2-oxoglutarate dehydrogenase E1 component, giving the protein MKGTCMKVADDELLKKVHQAYLDSPNSVDPSWRTFFESGGYVKRSVGQSGSSNMSFVRVDNGAVREIAVSEQCLLDIKIKDLKDAYRRFGYLAADLDLLGLVKPIVRPELNPEFHGLSDVSCSLSSGFTVEQIVCEMHAVYCGHIGVQFMHLSDNNEVTWLKERLEGRPFCRIGFETSHKLALLDVLIRVNGLEEFVNTKFRGVKRFSVEGCDTALVALESIIEVAANAGYTDVMVGMSHRGRLNSLVNTFGKKYRALFHGFEGKSPFPEGCQIHGDVKYHYGFSCERKPFLSEKTIFARLLHNPSHLDSVDPVLVGAARAAKDSGAVVFPVLLHGDAAFSGQGVVYETMLLEELPNYESGGVIHIILNNQIGFTTSPRDVRKQHYPSFIGESFDIPIFHVNGDDPEAVFYVTLLAAEFRNTFNKSAIIDIISYRRYGHNEIDEPKFTQPEMYDVIEGHKRSVDIYAERLIKEGVISQDKFVELTQNFRGLLDKELKEAKTYKPSYEGLIQKGWEQYLGQEGRDEPEVETKVTKEVLFSLSEKLNHVPEGFDVNSKVLRLLLRREETILSGCDIDWGNGENLAFATILNEGMSVRLAGQDCKRGTFSHRHAVLTSQSTGEELCLLNHISDVAKMQVVATPLSEYAALGFEYGYSLINPKTLVLWEAQFGDFANGAQIIIDQFISSAESKWLSRSGLVMLLPHGHEGQGPEHSSARIERFLQLAADNNMRVVNCTTPANFFHVLRRQVLSEIVRPLVVFTPKSLLRHKMAVSKLEEFYEGRFRPIISDYCSNTKKIRRVIFCSGKVYYDLRAELNSEDILLVRVEQLYPVPDREIREILGAHRNAEFVWCQEEPKNMGGWSFMFQVFEERYSKKLRYIGRDYYPVPSEGFMDNHIANQAALVKEAISI
- the ruvA gene encoding Holliday junction branch migration protein RuvA, producing the protein MIGKLTGTVTDLCQESLILDVGGVGYNVFTTRRLIDSLRTGQNLSLYIEHYFSENINKLYGFECKKSQEVARMLSKVKGINYKIALSLLNHLELGELILAIQNKDESRLKIKGIGEKLVKRIITETYEDFLKLDLQLPGTVSSTNIHIVSEAVSALVKLGFQHKPSHKVVMEIMTNQPAIEIAELITLALKML